The following proteins come from a genomic window of Trifolium pratense cultivar HEN17-A07 linkage group LG4, ARS_RC_1.1, whole genome shotgun sequence:
- the LOC123922841 gene encoding uncharacterized protein LOC123922841: MSKKLTSQKYLGQFPDHIHPHIVDIIEVLGDGNCGFRAVAYLLGYTEEGWPIVRRELHDELTNNNSLYEKLFRQGLQGVRDSLVANRWFTVPAMGYLVANRYNVILVTLGKPSQTFFPMMTSYSSSARFFCIGFVGGNHWVPVNMSKGFPLPEVTADWKKFRSHQATSWMSNLKGRLQYWQLLNPPVKPPNGVMSVD, translated from the coding sequence atgtCTAAAAAATTGACATCTCAGAAGTATCTGGGGCAATTTCCTGATCATATACATCCACATATTGTTGACATTATTGAAGTGTTAGGAGATGGAAATTGTGGTTTTAGAGCTGTTGCATATTTACTTGGTTACACAGAGGAAGGTTGGCCCATAGTCCGCCGAGAGTTACATGATGAGCTGACAAATAATAACAGTTTGTATGAAAAATTATTCAGACAAGGTTTACAGGGCGTTAGAGATTCGCTGGTAGCAAATAGATGGTTCACCGTACCTGCTATGGGTTACTTGGTAGCAAATAGgtataatgttattttagtcACGTTGGGTAAACCTAGTCAGACCTTCTTTCCTATGATGACTTCATATTCCTCTTCAGCAAGGTTTTTTTGTATCGGTTTTGTCGGTGGAAATCATTGGGTGCCGGTAAACATGTCAAAGGGATTTCCGTTGCCCGAAGTTACAGCTGATTGGAAGAAATTTCGTTCACATCAGGCAACATCTTGGATGTCAAACTTAAAAGGACGCCTACAATATTGGCAACTTCTAAATCCTCCGGTGAAACCTCCTAATGGTGTTATGTCtgttgattaa